The genomic window ACGCGACGTCGACCCGGAACCCCGCCTCCGTGAACTCCCTCCACGGATGCGCGGCCTCGCCGACGTAGTACCCGGTCTTCCGGATGCCGCCCAGGTCGTCGTTGCTGGTCAGCACCAGCAGCACGCGCTTCTCGGTCATCGAATCCTCCTCAGTCGCTTCTCGTCCGATGATCGATTCGACCGTACGGATGGCGCGTGGTCGCGGCGCAACCAGCACCGCGATCCCGGCCATCGGGAATCCGATCGCCGCAGCGCGGGACGTCTGGCCGCGCCGGGAGCGCGGTATGGGCGACGCGGTTAGGCTGGATCGACGGGCCGACGCCCGAATGGAGCCACAGACGATGACCTGGGATGACGACTCGTACGGCGACCCGCTGCGTCGCCGGACCGGGCGAGCGTCGGGGCGGCAGATCGCGCTCCAGGTCGCCGGCTACGTCGGGCTCGTCGCCGCGGTCGTGGGCCTGATCATCGGGGCGATCTTCGCCGTCACCGCGGTCGGGGTCGCCGTGAAGCCCGGCGGCTTCGCCGCCGCCGCGGCGTCGGCGCGAGGGCAGGGGGTCGGGCTGCCGCCGGTCAGCACGTCCGCCGCCGACGGAGCCGACACGACGGGCGGCGCCGCGGCGACGGAGGATCCCACCGCAGTGACCGGATCGGAGGTCGCGCCGCTCGTGGAACCCGCACCGCCGCCCGAGCCGGAGGCCCAGCCGCAGCCCGAGGTCGAGGAGGACTGGCTCTCGCGGACCGCCGCGGCGACGGGCATCCCCGCACGTGCGCTCTCGGCGTACGCGCTCGCGCACGTCTCGATCGCCCAGGCCGAGCCCGAGTGCGGCATCGACTGGACCACGATCGCCGCGATCGGCGCGATCGAGTCCGGGCACGGCTCCCACGGCGGCTCGGCGCTCGATGCGAACGGCGTCGCGACGCCCGCCATCCTCGGCCCGGCGCTCGACGGCGACGGCTTCGCGGCGATCAGCGACACCGACGACGGGGCGCTCGACGGCGACACCACCTGGGATCGCGCGGTCGGGCCGATGCAGTTCATCCCCTCGACGTGGGAGCGATGGGGCATCGACGCCAACGGCGACGGCGTCGCCGACCCCAACCAGAT from Agromyces aurantiacus includes these protein-coding regions:
- a CDS encoding lytic transglycosylase domain-containing protein codes for the protein MTWDDDSYGDPLRRRTGRASGRQIALQVAGYVGLVAAVVGLIIGAIFAVTAVGVAVKPGGFAAAAASARGQGVGLPPVSTSAADGADTTGGAAATEDPTAVTGSEVAPLVEPAPPPEPEAQPQPEVEEDWLSRTAAATGIPARALSAYALAHVSIAQAEPECGIDWTTIAAIGAIESGHGSHGGSALDANGVATPAILGPALDGDGFAAISDTDDGALDGDTTWDRAVGPMQFIPSTWERWGIDANGDGVADPNQIDDAAHATALYLCASGPMTSAEGWRAAVFSYNHDDDYVDEVARVANEYAASLG